The following are encoded in a window of Microbacterium sp. LWO13-1.2 genomic DNA:
- a CDS encoding Type 1 glutamine amidotransferase-like domain-containing protein, translating to MSVHLIGGGATTAADAALYAPFVAEAALRAGHARPRIAVISLHPEAEEKAAALGELLVESATGTAIEMHLTAGRPGEPIGLGAIADVDGIAVGGGVVEDVRAGLEPVFGELRRLVAEGVPYLGVSAGAMIAAEGSLGSGSRIGGVVVSPEDPDEAGDELEIETGIGLVDVAIEVHVAQRGMLSRLVAAVESGLVQGGLGIDERTALIVGHGELRVEGKGSVWRVLPAEGGVLVSTIGG from the coding sequence ATGAGCGTCCACCTCATCGGGGGCGGCGCGACAACGGCTGCGGATGCCGCGCTCTACGCGCCGTTCGTCGCCGAAGCGGCGCTGCGAGCGGGCCACGCGCGGCCGCGCATCGCCGTGATCTCACTGCACCCCGAGGCCGAGGAGAAGGCGGCGGCGCTGGGCGAGCTACTCGTCGAGTCCGCAACGGGTACCGCGATCGAGATGCACCTCACCGCGGGGCGACCCGGCGAGCCGATCGGGCTCGGCGCGATCGCCGACGTCGACGGCATCGCGGTGGGGGGCGGCGTCGTCGAGGATGTGCGCGCGGGGCTCGAGCCGGTGTTCGGCGAGTTGCGCCGGCTGGTTGCCGAGGGTGTGCCCTACCTCGGCGTCTCGGCCGGAGCGATGATCGCGGCGGAGGGCTCGCTCGGAAGCGGCTCGCGCATCGGTGGCGTGGTCGTCTCACCCGAGGACCCCGACGAAGCGGGCGACGAGTTGGAGATCGAGACCGGCATCGGCCTCGTCGACGTGGCCATCGAGGTACATGTGGCTCAGCGCGGCATGCTTTCCCGACTGGTCGCCGCGGTCGAGTCCGGGCTGGTCCAGGGCGGGCTCGGCATCGACGAGCGCACCGCCCTGATCGTGGGCCATGGCGAGCTCCGGGTCGAGGGCAAAGGCAGCGTCT